A DNA window from Falco naumanni isolate bFalNau1 chromosome Z, bFalNau1.pat, whole genome shotgun sequence contains the following coding sequences:
- the CDC14B gene encoding dual specificity protein phosphatase CDC14B isoform X6 encodes MVYRYCCKLNKKLKSYSLIRKKIIHYTGFDQKKQANAAFLIGSYAIIYLRKSPEDVYRLILAGSISYLPFRDASFGTCSFHLTLLDCFHAINKALQYGLLDFIVFDVNEYEHFERAENGDFNWIIPNKFIAFSGPHSRSKIENGYPHHAPEAYFPYFRKHKVTTIIRLNKKLYDAKRFTDAGFEHFDLFFADGSTPSDTIVKTFLNICENAEGVIAVHCKAGLGRTGTLIACYIMKHYRMTAAETIAWIRINRPGSVIGPQQHFLMDKQAELWTEGDIFRAKLKGNCKIAVTRILSRVDDISINDMRNRRTIRKDIELYSDEDETNCVTQGDKLRALKSSRQAKAPTTSPLTWLLAMLVSTLCSIVIWWIVCGSLLPSLLFCLDGLRT; translated from the exons ATGGTCTACAGATACTGCTGCAAgctaaataagaaattaaag TCATATTCATtgataaggaagaaaataattcattataCTGGCTTTGATCAGAAGAAACAAGCAAATGCTGCATTCCTCATAGGCTCCTACGCA ATAATATACCTGAGAAAATCCCCAGAAGATGTGTACAGGCTTATATTGGCTGGAAGCATTTCCTATCTTCCTTTCAG GGATGCTTCCTTTGGTACTTGCAGTTTTCATCTGACATTGCTGGACTGTTTTCATGCAATAAACAAG GCTTTGCAATATGGTTTGCTGGATTTCATTGTGTTTGATGTAAATGAATATGAGCATTTTGAA agagcagaaaatggAGATTTTAACTGGATAATACCAAACAAATTCATTGCCTTCAGTGGACCTCATTCAAGAAGTAAAATTGAAAATG gCTATCCCCACCATGCTCCAGAGGCTTATTTCCCATACTTCAGGAAACATAAGGTCACCACTATAATACGCCTCAACAAAAAACTATATGATGCCAAGCGATTTACGGATGCTGGATTTGAGCATTTTGACCTCTTCTTTGCTGATGGAAGCACACCTAGTGATACTATAgttaaaacatttctaaatatttgtgaaaacGCTGAAGGTGTTATAGCCGTTCATTGCAAAG CTGGTCTTGGACGAACTGGCACACTTATTGCCTGTTATATTATGAAGCATTATCGGATGACAGCTGCTGAAACTATTGCCTGGATTAGAATTAATAGACCTGGTTCAGTGATTGGACCACAACAACACTTCTTGATGGA CAAACAGGCAGAACTTTGGACAGAAGGAGATATTTTCCGTGCAAAGTTGAAAGGAAACTGTAAAATTGCTGTAACAAGAATTCTGTCAAGAGTAGATGATATTTCAATTAATGACATGAGAAACAGGAGAACCATCCGAAAGGACATTGAGCTG TACAGTGATGAAGATGAAACAAACTGTGTAACACAAGGTGATAAGCTTCGTGCTCTGAAAAGTAGCAGGCAAGCAAAAGCTCCAACTACATCTCCACTAAC ATGGCTTCTAGCTATGCTGGTGTCTACACTGTGTAGCATTGTCATCTGGTGGATTGTTTGTGGCTCCCTTCTGCCCAGCCTGCTATTCTGTCTAGATGGTTTAAGAACATAG